In the Pseudodesulfovibrio sp. JC047 genome, one interval contains:
- a CDS encoding ATP-binding protein, translating to MARRRHIRGKELYRLVFSGVIFVVAAVGALAYWGVREIRQDAAVVAVESSARGLSGAVTVLLNAVRNSNDEMSDGTLSSLKPKALRKEFRDLFEKHSSVKAVLVSDGQGMRYMLARHGQGIVEVLSGEDHSTPMTWTLFKSDGSTDTAFSGWNIDRAAVDQVLADEFAYLKPGEVNWRSASQAFNARESLVSASSLMETEQGSKVMVSFAFPVSGVVSQLGGAERGGAERVFLYWNDGTALPVAGLGVEGRAVDPTTRSLSASEIADPVIARAVSDLAALGTVPETPLSFVYEREVWWTYALPLSIFGDTMSLGVVVPRANVVSTLTSDSFLQGGATALILIAALMLFILHRNRSRIEALGLRREAAVTEADVLDLVASGESGRLEFKQTLRFNLKSGKNGREIEHASLKTVSAFMNSDGGTLLVGVADDGTIAGFEEDKFGTSDHALLHFNNLVNQHVGPEFTRYIDTAIIQVHGVDILRIHCVPAPTPALLDMKKGEEFYVRSGPASRSLSLSQFYEWLKEH from the coding sequence ATGGCACGACGAAGACACATACGTGGTAAGGAATTGTATCGACTCGTTTTTTCAGGTGTTATCTTCGTTGTGGCTGCGGTGGGTGCCCTGGCGTATTGGGGCGTGCGTGAAATCCGGCAGGATGCAGCTGTGGTTGCCGTGGAGAGTTCGGCCCGTGGTTTGTCCGGTGCGGTGACCGTGCTGCTCAATGCCGTGAGAAATTCCAACGATGAAATGAGCGACGGCACCCTGTCCAGTCTGAAGCCAAAGGCGTTACGCAAGGAATTTCGAGATCTTTTCGAGAAACATTCATCGGTGAAAGCGGTGTTGGTCAGTGATGGTCAGGGGATGCGATACATGCTTGCCCGACATGGTCAGGGGATTGTTGAAGTCCTTTCGGGCGAAGACCATTCGACCCCCATGACATGGACGCTTTTCAAGAGTGACGGGTCAACAGATACAGCCTTTAGCGGATGGAATATCGACAGGGCCGCCGTCGATCAGGTCTTGGCCGATGAATTCGCTTATCTCAAACCCGGTGAAGTGAATTGGCGTAGTGCCAGCCAAGCGTTTAACGCTCGGGAATCATTGGTGTCCGCCTCTTCGTTGATGGAGACCGAGCAGGGCAGCAAAGTTATGGTGTCCTTTGCCTTTCCCGTGTCCGGGGTGGTCTCTCAGCTCGGGGGCGCAGAACGAGGCGGAGCCGAACGGGTCTTTTTGTATTGGAATGATGGGACTGCCCTCCCTGTGGCTGGATTGGGTGTCGAAGGACGAGCTGTCGACCCCACAACTCGCTCCCTGTCTGCTTCGGAAATTGCTGATCCGGTTATTGCCAGAGCCGTTTCTGATTTGGCGGCTTTGGGAACGGTGCCGGAAACCCCGCTTTCGTTTGTTTATGAGCGTGAGGTCTGGTGGACCTACGCACTGCCGCTGTCCATCTTTGGAGATACCATGTCCCTCGGGGTGGTTGTCCCTCGGGCCAACGTGGTTTCAACCTTGACCAGTGATTCATTCTTGCAGGGCGGAGCGACTGCCTTGATTCTTATCGCGGCTTTGATGCTGTTTATTTTGCATCGAAATCGCAGCCGGATCGAGGCGCTCGGATTGCGGCGGGAAGCAGCGGTAACCGAGGCGGATGTGCTTGATTTGGTCGCGTCCGGGGAGAGTGGACGGTTGGAATTCAAACAGACATTGCGATTCAATTTGAAGTCCGGGAAAAATGGACGTGAAATAGAACATGCCAGTCTGAAAACCGTGTCTGCTTTCATGAACTCCGATGGCGGAACTCTCTTGGTCGGGGTGGCCGATGACGGGACTATCGCCGGATTCGAGGAAGACAAGTTCGGGACGTCGGATCACGCCTTGCTCCATTTTAACAATTTGGTCAATCAGCATGTCGGTCCTGAATTCACTCGGTACATTGATACGGCGATTATTCAGGTGCACGGAGTGGATATCTTGCGGATTCACTGTGTCCCAGCCCCGACGCCAGCGTTGTTGGATATGAAAAAGGGTGAAGAATTCTACGTCCGAAGCGGTCCTGCAAGCCGGAGTCTGAGCCTCAGCCAATTCTATGAATGGCTCAAGGAACATTGA
- the argF gene encoding ornithine carbamoyltransferase, translated as MPKHFLTILDIPRDEAKQVLLRAKEMKDNNVRTDLLAGKTVLLVFEKASTRTRVSFEVGVRQLGGDPVFITARDSQLGRSEPLKDTARVLSRFADGLIVRTFGQEKLETLVEYGDIPVVNALTDEYHPCQIMADMLTMYERTPKLEDLKVAWVGDGNNMVHSFINGSATFGYELVVACPEGYEPDPALLDVGVNAGAKVTLVRDPAEAVRGAHYVNTDVWASMGQEDEQKKREAAFAGFEVTTDLMAKAADDAKFMHCLPAHRGEEVSETVFESPASIVWDQAENRLHMQKAILEWIYS; from the coding sequence ATGCCCAAACATTTTTTGACTATTCTGGACATCCCCAGGGATGAGGCCAAGCAGGTGTTGCTTCGGGCAAAAGAGATGAAGGACAACAACGTTCGTACCGATCTCTTGGCCGGCAAGACCGTGCTTTTGGTTTTCGAAAAAGCATCCACCAGGACCCGCGTGTCCTTTGAGGTGGGCGTGCGTCAACTCGGTGGTGACCCCGTGTTTATTACAGCCAGGGACTCACAGCTGGGACGCAGCGAACCATTGAAAGATACCGCACGGGTTCTTTCCCGATTTGCGGACGGTCTCATCGTGCGAACATTCGGCCAGGAGAAGTTGGAAACCCTGGTCGAATATGGTGATATCCCGGTAGTTAACGCCCTGACAGACGAGTACCATCCGTGTCAGATCATGGCGGATATGTTGACGATGTATGAGCGGACTCCGAAGTTGGAAGACCTCAAGGTCGCCTGGGTCGGAGATGGCAATAACATGGTGCATTCCTTTATTAATGGGTCTGCGACATTTGGCTATGAATTGGTTGTTGCCTGTCCTGAAGGATACGAGCCTGATCCGGCGTTGCTGGACGTGGGTGTGAATGCAGGGGCCAAGGTGACGCTGGTGCGTGACCCGGCCGAAGCCGTGCGTGGTGCGCACTATGTGAATACGGACGTCTGGGCCTCCATGGGGCAGGAAGACGAACAGAAAAAGCGGGAAGCCGCATTTGCCGGATTTGAAGTGACCACAGATTTGATGGCCAAAGCCGCTGATGACGCCAAGTTCATGCATTGCCTGCCAGCCCATCGGGGTGAGGAAGTTTCGGAAACTGTTTTTGAAAGCCCGGCATCCATTGTCTGGGACCAGGCCGAAAACAGATTGCACATGCAAAAAGCCATTCTTGAATGGATTTATTCATAA
- a CDS encoding argininosuccinate synthase gives MNKIEKVVLAYSGGLDTSIILKWIKTNYDCEVVTMTADLGQGEEMDGIEEKALSTGAVKAYVEDMREEFVRDYVFPMFRANALYEGRYLLGTAIARPLISKRMVEIAEMEGAQAVSHGATGKGNDQVRFELATMALNPRLQTIAPWREWDLKSRTDLMNFARENGISIPVSRKKPWSIDANLLHTSFEGGELEDPWNAPGPDCYRNITPPEMCPDEPEEISIDFEAGDPIAINNVKYSPAALLAKLNQLGGKHGIGRVDMVENRFVGMKSRGVYETPGGTILAAAHRDLEGLCMDREMMHLRDSLIPKYAEMVYYGYWFSPEREALQAMIDKSQEKVTGTVRVKLYKGNCVPLGRKSPFSLYSPELATFEEDYVYDQADAEGFIKLVGLRLKGRMQQFKWGGKESEESCE, from the coding sequence ATGAACAAGATAGAAAAGGTCGTTCTGGCCTACTCCGGAGGGTTGGATACCTCCATTATTCTGAAATGGATCAAAACCAACTATGATTGCGAAGTCGTTACCATGACCGCCGACCTTGGTCAGGGCGAAGAAATGGACGGCATTGAAGAAAAGGCGCTTTCTACGGGTGCGGTCAAGGCATACGTGGAAGATATGCGCGAAGAGTTCGTGCGGGATTACGTCTTCCCCATGTTCCGTGCCAATGCTTTGTATGAAGGCCGGTATCTGCTTGGTACCGCCATTGCCCGTCCGTTGATTTCCAAACGCATGGTCGAAATTGCGGAAATGGAAGGTGCGCAGGCCGTGTCGCATGGTGCGACTGGCAAGGGCAACGACCAGGTCCGTTTCGAACTGGCCACCATGGCCTTGAATCCCCGGTTGCAGACCATTGCCCCATGGCGTGAATGGGACCTGAAGTCGCGGACCGATCTCATGAATTTTGCGCGGGAAAACGGGATTTCCATTCCGGTTAGCCGGAAGAAACCCTGGTCCATCGATGCCAACCTGCTGCATACCTCGTTTGAAGGTGGCGAGTTGGAAGATCCGTGGAACGCTCCCGGCCCGGACTGTTATCGGAATATCACGCCGCCTGAGATGTGCCCGGATGAACCGGAAGAGATCTCCATTGATTTCGAAGCCGGTGATCCCATTGCCATCAATAACGTGAAATATTCTCCGGCAGCCTTGCTGGCCAAACTCAATCAGTTGGGTGGCAAGCATGGTATTGGCCGTGTCGATATGGTGGAAAACCGTTTCGTGGGCATGAAGTCCCGTGGCGTGTATGAAACCCCGGGTGGCACCATTCTGGCCGCTGCTCATCGCGACCTTGAAGGGTTGTGCATGGATCGTGAAATGATGCATCTGCGTGACAGCCTGATTCCAAAATATGCCGAAATGGTGTATTATGGATATTGGTTCTCGCCTGAGCGCGAAGCCTTGCAGGCCATGATCGACAAGTCTCAAGAGAAAGTCACCGGAACCGTTCGGGTTAAATTGTACAAAGGCAATTGCGTTCCGTTGGGTCGTAAGTCTCCGTTCTCCCTGTACAGTCCGGAACTGGCGACGTTCGAGGAGGATTATGTGTACGATCAGGCCGATGCCGAAGGCTTTATCAAGCTGGTTGGCCTCAGGCTCAAGGGTCGGATGCAGCAGTTCAAATGGGGCGGCAAAGAGTCCGAAGAATCCTGCGAGTAA
- the argH gene encoding argininosuccinate lyase yields MADKKMWGGRFAEGTAASMEAYSESVSYDRRLYAEDIRGSQAHARVLAKQGFLTEDEAKILCDGLDQVKAEIESGDFVWKTEMEDVHMNIESRLTEIIGPLGGKLHTARSRNDQVALDFRLHVATRLAEWQQALAALVEVFVARAEEHRETMLPGCTHFQPAQPVSLAHHLLAYCQMFKRDHERVTDCLKRVRVMPLGAAALAGTTHPVNPQAVADDLGIDTIFANSMDAVSDRDFVLEAVFAGSLVMTHLSRMCEEIIIWANPNFGYVKLPDQYSTGSSIMPQKKNPDACEIMRGKTGRVVGSLMGLLVLIKGLPMTYNRDMQEDKEPFFDADKTVSASLAIMADMFKQIEFVPENMAATVKRGFLNATELADYLAAKGIPFREAHHITGAVVAHAEQEGCGIEDLALSDLHHFSKDIGEDVFGVLDYATAIERRTSPGGTGPASVAVQIKALKAWTKSV; encoded by the coding sequence ATGGCAGATAAAAAAATGTGGGGCGGGCGGTTCGCAGAAGGAACCGCCGCTTCCATGGAAGCATATTCCGAATCCGTGTCCTATGACCGTCGCCTCTATGCCGAGGATATCCGAGGATCGCAGGCCCATGCTCGCGTGTTGGCCAAACAGGGTTTCTTGACCGAAGACGAGGCCAAAATCTTGTGTGATGGTCTGGATCAGGTCAAGGCCGAGATCGAATCCGGTGATTTTGTCTGGAAGACCGAGATGGAAGATGTCCACATGAACATCGAATCCCGGCTGACCGAAATCATCGGTCCATTGGGCGGTAAATTGCACACCGCACGGAGCCGGAACGATCAGGTGGCCCTTGATTTCAGGCTTCATGTGGCGACGCGTCTGGCTGAATGGCAGCAGGCATTGGCCGCGCTGGTCGAGGTCTTTGTCGCACGCGCCGAGGAGCATCGGGAGACCATGCTTCCCGGGTGTACCCATTTCCAACCCGCTCAACCTGTGAGTCTGGCGCATCATCTGTTGGCCTATTGCCAGATGTTCAAGCGTGATCATGAGCGGGTGACCGACTGCCTCAAGCGTGTCCGTGTGATGCCGCTGGGGGCCGCAGCTTTGGCCGGGACCACGCATCCGGTGAATCCGCAGGCCGTGGCTGATGATTTGGGAATCGACACCATTTTTGCCAATTCCATGGATGCAGTGTCCGATCGTGACTTTGTGCTTGAGGCCGTGTTTGCCGGGAGCCTTGTCATGACGCATCTTTCCAGGATGTGTGAAGAAATCATCATCTGGGCCAATCCGAATTTCGGGTATGTGAAGTTACCGGATCAGTATTCCACTGGTTCGTCCATCATGCCTCAGAAAAAGAATCCTGACGCCTGTGAAATCATGCGTGGCAAGACCGGGCGTGTTGTCGGCTCCCTGATGGGGCTGCTCGTGCTTATCAAGGGCTTGCCCATGACGTATAATCGGGACATGCAGGAGGACAAGGAGCCGTTTTTTGACGCGGACAAGACTGTTTCGGCATCGTTGGCGATTATGGCCGATATGTTCAAGCAGATCGAATTCGTGCCGGAAAACATGGCGGCCACCGTCAAACGTGGCTTTTTGAACGCTACCGAGTTGGCTGATTATTTGGCTGCCAAAGGTATTCCTTTTCGCGAGGCGCATCACATTACCGGTGCTGTGGTCGCTCATGCGGAGCAGGAAGGATGTGGTATCGAGGATTTGGCTCTTTCGGATTTGCATCATTTTTCCAAGGATATCGGAGAGGATGTCTTTGGCGTGTTGGATTATGCGACTGCCATCGAACGGCGAACGTCTCCAGGCGGAACTGGTCCCGCGTCCGTGGCGGTGCAGATTAAGGCCTTGAAAGCGTGGACCAAATCGGTGTAA
- the ftsH gene encoding ATP-dependent zinc metalloprotease FtsH — protein sequence MNNHMKNLVIWAIIFVLMVVLFNLFNQPPVPKDVPSYSEFLAMVDSGSVATVKIQGPKIVGTKTSGEKFQTYAPDDPKMIDTLIGKGVEVNAEPPEESPWYLTMLLSWFPMLLLIGVWIFFMRQMQGGGGGGRGAMSFGRSKARLINEETAKVTFEDVAGVDEAKEELSEIVDFLREPRKFTRLGGRIPKGVLLVGGPGTGKTLLARAVAGEAGVPFFSISGSDFVEMFVGVGASRVRDLFAQGKKNAPCLIFIDEIDAVGRQRGAGLGGGHDEREQTLNQLLVEMDGFESNEGVILVAATNRPDVLDPALLRPGRFDRQVVVPNPDLRGRERILKVHSRKTPLSSEVDLEIIARGTPGFSGADLENLVNEAALGAAKLGKDRVDMDDFEEAKDKVMMGGRERRSMILSDEEKRTTAYHEAGHALVAKLLPGTDPVHKVSIIPRGRALGVTMQLPGEDRHNYSKGFLRNTMAVLMGGRVAEELVLDQLTTGASNDIERATKTARNMVCMWGMSEKLGPMSFGDNQEQVFLGKELIHNKEYGEDTAKLIDSEVRRFVDEAYENATELLKNNGEALEAIAMALLERETITGADIDLLMDGKELPPMEESNGSSRNSASSSTADGYTAEGRGTDAGGPGYRPVSEEPEDKGDDFILEDDDSADEPGKNGGDKNVQ from the coding sequence TTGAACAACCATATGAAAAATCTTGTTATTTGGGCTATCATCTTTGTGTTGATGGTTGTCCTGTTTAACCTTTTCAATCAACCGCCCGTGCCTAAGGATGTGCCGTCCTATAGCGAATTCCTGGCAATGGTTGACAGTGGAAGCGTTGCAACAGTCAAAATCCAGGGACCCAAGATCGTTGGCACCAAGACATCCGGCGAAAAGTTCCAGACCTATGCCCCGGATGATCCCAAGATGATTGATACACTCATAGGAAAGGGTGTTGAGGTCAACGCGGAGCCGCCCGAGGAGTCCCCCTGGTATTTGACGATGCTTTTGTCCTGGTTCCCCATGCTTTTGCTCATTGGCGTCTGGATTTTCTTTATGCGCCAGATGCAGGGCGGCGGAGGCGGTGGCCGTGGAGCCATGAGTTTTGGCCGTTCCAAGGCCCGTCTTATCAATGAGGAGACCGCCAAGGTCACCTTTGAAGACGTGGCTGGCGTGGACGAGGCCAAGGAAGAGCTGTCTGAGATTGTGGATTTTTTGCGTGAACCTCGCAAATTCACTCGTCTTGGTGGGCGTATTCCCAAAGGGGTGTTGCTGGTGGGTGGTCCTGGTACGGGTAAAACCCTGCTAGCGCGTGCCGTTGCCGGTGAAGCCGGAGTCCCATTCTTTTCCATTTCCGGTTCGGATTTTGTGGAAATGTTCGTGGGTGTTGGTGCCAGCCGAGTGCGTGATTTGTTTGCACAAGGCAAGAAGAACGCTCCCTGCTTGATTTTTATTGATGAAATCGATGCCGTTGGTCGTCAACGTGGCGCGGGTCTTGGTGGTGGTCACGATGAACGTGAGCAAACCTTGAACCAGTTGCTCGTTGAAATGGACGGCTTTGAATCCAACGAAGGCGTTATTCTGGTCGCGGCGACCAACCGTCCCGACGTACTGGACCCCGCTTTGCTGCGGCCCGGACGTTTTGACCGTCAGGTGGTCGTGCCCAATCCCGATCTTCGAGGACGCGAACGGATTCTCAAGGTTCATAGCCGCAAGACGCCGTTGTCTTCAGAGGTTGATCTGGAAATCATTGCCCGAGGAACGCCCGGTTTTTCCGGTGCCGACCTTGAAAACCTGGTGAACGAGGCGGCCCTTGGTGCGGCCAAGCTCGGCAAAGACCGGGTGGACATGGATGATTTCGAGGAAGCCAAGGACAAGGTCATGATGGGCGGACGTGAACGTCGGTCCATGATCCTCTCTGACGAGGAAAAACGGACTACTGCCTATCATGAGGCGGGTCATGCTCTGGTGGCAAAACTGTTGCCCGGGACCGATCCGGTTCACAAGGTATCCATTATTCCACGAGGTCGCGCGCTTGGTGTGACCATGCAGTTGCCTGGTGAAGATCGGCATAACTATTCCAAAGGATTCCTGCGGAATACGATGGCTGTTCTCATGGGTGGCCGTGTCGCTGAAGAGCTGGTGCTCGATCAGTTGACCACGGGTGCGAGCAACGACATTGAACGGGCGACAAAAACGGCTCGGAATATGGTCTGCATGTGGGGTATGTCCGAAAAGCTTGGTCCCATGAGTTTTGGTGACAATCAGGAACAGGTTTTTTTAGGCAAGGAATTGATTCATAACAAGGAATACGGTGAAGACACCGCCAAGTTGATTGATTCCGAAGTTCGACGGTTTGTGGACGAAGCCTATGAAAATGCGACCGAGCTGCTCAAGAACAACGGGGAAGCCTTGGAAGCTATTGCCATGGCCCTGTTGGAACGTGAAACTATTACCGGGGCTGACATTGATCTGTTGATGGATGGCAAGGAGTTGCCGCCCATGGAAGAGTCCAATGGTTCGTCTCGGAATTCGGCATCATCCAGTACAGCCGATGGGTATACTGCTGAAGGCCGTGGAACAGATGCAGGCGGTCCCGGGTACCGTCCTGTCAGTGAAGAGCCTGAGGACAAGGGTGATGATTTCATTCTTGAAGATGATGATTCCGCCGATGAACCCGGTAAAAATGGCGGAGACAAAAACGTCCAATAA
- the folP gene encoding dihydropteroate synthase, which translates to MSDTTWTLKGGKVLGPAPFFIAGIVNVTPDSFYDGRTHSDTLAGVTHGLELARQGADMLDVGGESTRPYADKVSEAEELNRVIPVIRGLAEALPETVISVDTYKATVAAKALEAGADILNDVSAFRFEPELLDVIGEYKPGYVLMHSLGKPEDMQDEPRYSDVVGELIAFFEERLNLLDKAGLPMDRVTLDPGIGFGKNLEHNLTILREIDRIMDMGFPVYMGLSNKSLWQGLLGLPVGERQNATQAATAMLAAKGVPIHRVHEVAQTHQTLTIVRELA; encoded by the coding sequence ATGAGTGATACGACATGGACATTGAAGGGGGGCAAGGTCTTGGGACCTGCCCCCTTTTTTATTGCGGGTATAGTCAACGTAACGCCTGATTCCTTTTATGATGGCAGGACGCATAGTGATACCTTGGCCGGTGTGACACACGGCCTTGAATTGGCTCGGCAAGGAGCGGACATGCTGGACGTGGGGGGAGAATCCACCCGTCCGTATGCTGATAAGGTTTCGGAGGCCGAGGAACTGAACCGGGTCATTCCGGTGATTCGAGGGTTGGCCGAAGCACTTCCCGAGACAGTGATTTCCGTGGATACCTACAAGGCCACGGTTGCTGCCAAGGCTTTGGAGGCCGGAGCAGATATTCTCAATGACGTTTCAGCCTTTCGGTTTGAGCCGGAATTGCTTGATGTCATCGGAGAATATAAGCCCGGGTATGTGCTGATGCACTCTCTTGGCAAACCCGAAGATATGCAGGATGAACCACGGTATTCGGATGTGGTCGGTGAACTGATCGCTTTTTTTGAAGAACGGTTGAACTTGCTCGATAAAGCCGGGCTACCCATGGATCGGGTGACGCTTGATCCCGGTATTGGTTTTGGCAAGAATTTGGAGCATAACCTGACGATTTTGCGTGAGATCGATCGTATAATGGACATGGGATTTCCCGTGTATATGGGGTTATCCAACAAATCTTTGTGGCAAGGTTTGCTCGGATTGCCGGTCGGGGAGCGACAGAACGCCACACAGGCGGCCACGGCCATGCTTGCGGCCAAGGGTGTTCCCATTCACCGTGTGCATGAAGTTGCGCAGACACATCAAACATTGACCATTGTTCGAGAATTAGCGTAG
- the cdaA gene encoding diadenylate cyclase CdaA, producing the protein MFELFGIQITWRVMLDIGLVAFIYYNLIVLVRGTRAAAVLYGLVVVLVVYYVSDLFNLYTLNALLGEFLTSIFLVVVILFKTDIRKALASVGTRRFWTKSQVRDDTLEQLVRAVMSMSHRSTGAIIVIEKNMPLGDIIERGIELDAKVNTELIETIFVPDTPLHDGAVIVRRDRIVAAACILPLSSKLRGQPMYGTRHRAALGISEGSDAITVVVSEERGEVSVAMNGRLTTSLDEVRLMRVLRNALGR; encoded by the coding sequence ATGTTTGAACTTTTCGGCATTCAAATCACCTGGCGCGTCATGCTCGATATTGGGCTGGTCGCTTTTATCTATTACAATCTTATCGTGCTTGTTCGCGGGACGAGAGCCGCTGCTGTGCTGTACGGTCTGGTTGTTGTCTTGGTGGTCTATTATGTGTCTGATTTATTTAATCTGTACACTTTGAATGCCCTGCTTGGGGAATTTCTTACCTCCATCTTTCTTGTCGTTGTTATTTTGTTCAAGACGGATATTCGCAAGGCCCTTGCCAGTGTTGGCACCAGGCGGTTCTGGACCAAATCTCAGGTTCGGGATGATACGCTGGAGCAATTGGTTCGTGCGGTGATGAGTATGTCCCATCGGAGTACCGGGGCGATTATTGTCATCGAGAAGAATATGCCGTTGGGTGATATCATCGAACGGGGAATCGAGCTGGATGCCAAGGTGAATACGGAATTGATAGAAACCATTTTTGTGCCGGATACACCGTTGCATGATGGGGCAGTTATCGTGCGGCGGGATCGAATTGTTGCTGCCGCATGTATTTTGCCATTGTCTAGCAAGCTGCGAGGGCAGCCCATGTACGGGACGCGACATCGGGCCGCGCTCGGCATCAGTGAGGGGTCAGACGCCATCACTGTGGTCGTGTCCGAAGAACGGGGCGAAGTCTCGGTGGCCATGAATGGGCGTTTGACAACCAGTCTGGACGAAGTTCGACTGATGCGTGTGCTGAGAAATGCACTTGGACGGTAA
- a CDS encoding CdaR family protein yields the protein MKNWQTAILALALALFTWFLVTGREVVESWVDMPVVMTNPPEGLIIEDGLVDKIQVRLRGPKGLVGNLANQNIQYHVDVSTLKIGAQVVDIDASNIPLPSTYEIIEVKPNRLNLKVDRRITKDIEVEAVWSGDLNSDYSLQEVVAVPNRVVVRGPETILRKLTKARAVMKEDFPDDVPSSWAEDVGIELAPEIEASPGQVRVEAFFGPQTRQIWVKVPLEVQAPEGYKVSVSQKFVRLLIEGPIFLFRDDEYRKDIVVNLLFGSEVAPGSLNLEYDVLLPDGCRIVKKNPETVKTHMKKQ from the coding sequence ATGAAGAACTGGCAAACCGCGATACTTGCTCTTGCATTGGCTCTGTTTACCTGGTTTCTGGTGACAGGCCGGGAAGTCGTTGAATCGTGGGTTGATATGCCAGTTGTGATGACGAATCCTCCAGAAGGGCTTATTATTGAAGATGGGCTTGTTGACAAGATTCAGGTGCGACTGCGGGGTCCCAAGGGGCTTGTCGGCAACCTGGCGAATCAGAATATTCAATACCATGTGGATGTCAGCACCTTGAAAATCGGGGCGCAGGTCGTGGATATCGATGCGTCCAATATTCCTTTGCCGAGTACCTATGAGATCATTGAGGTCAAACCCAATCGATTGAATTTGAAGGTTGATCGGCGGATTACCAAGGATATTGAAGTGGAAGCGGTCTGGTCGGGCGATCTCAATTCTGATTACAGCTTGCAGGAAGTGGTCGCGGTCCCCAATCGTGTGGTTGTTCGAGGGCCGGAAACCATATTGCGTAAGCTCACCAAGGCCCGAGCGGTCATGAAAGAGGATTTTCCCGATGATGTCCCGTCGTCGTGGGCCGAAGATGTGGGAATCGAACTTGCTCCAGAGATAGAAGCATCCCCGGGCCAAGTTCGTGTCGAAGCGTTTTTTGGTCCGCAAACCCGTCAAATATGGGTCAAGGTTCCGCTTGAAGTGCAGGCCCCTGAAGGGTATAAGGTCTCGGTTTCACAGAAATTTGTTCGGTTATTAATCGAAGGACCGATTTTCCTTTTCCGTGATGATGAATATCGCAAGGATATCGTTGTCAATTTGTTGTTCGGGAGCGAAGTCGCACCCGGCTCCTTGAATTTGGAGTACGATGTTCTACTTCCTGACGGTTGCCGGATTGTCAAAAAGAATCCGGAAACCGTGAAAACTCATATGAAAAAGCAATAA